Proteins from a genomic interval of Caulobacter rhizosphaerae:
- the purE gene encoding 5-(carboxyamino)imidazole ribonucleotide mutase yields MPTATPPVPPVAIVMGSRSDWPTMKKAAEALDALGVAYEAKVVSAHRTPQRLVEFSTTAQAVGYKVIIAGAGGAAHLPGMVASMTILPVLGVPVQSKALNGLDSLLSIVQMPGGVPVATLAIGEAGAKNAGLLAAQILAVSDAALAGRLAAFRTEQTDSVVESVED; encoded by the coding sequence ATGCCCACCGCCACGCCACCTGTCCCCCCCGTGGCGATCGTCATGGGCAGCCGCTCGGACTGGCCGACGATGAAGAAGGCGGCCGAGGCGCTGGACGCCCTGGGGGTGGCCTATGAGGCCAAGGTGGTTTCCGCCCATCGCACGCCCCAGCGCCTGGTCGAGTTCTCCACCACCGCCCAGGCGGTCGGCTACAAGGTGATCATCGCCGGCGCGGGCGGCGCGGCGCACCTGCCGGGCATGGTCGCCTCGATGACCATCCTGCCGGTGCTGGGCGTTCCGGTGCAGTCCAAGGCCCTGAACGGCCTGGATTCGCTGCTGTCCATCGTCCAGATGCCGGGCGGCGTTCCGGTCGCCACCCTGGCGATCGGCGAGGCGGGGGCCAAGAACGCCGGCCTGCTGGCCGCCCAGATCCTGGCTGTTTCGGATGCGGCCCTGGCCGGACGCCTGGCCGCCTTCCGCACCGAACAGACCGACAGCGTCGTCGAAAGCGTCGAAGACTGA
- a CDS encoding 5-(carboxyamino)imidazole ribonucleotide synthase → MSTFPLPPGSTIGILGGGQLGRMLALAAARLGFDVVILDPEENSPAGRVVARQIVGAYDDRWSLKRLAEACHVVTYEFENVPAATVAELTAQGVLVAPGAKALAAAQDRVVEKTFLAEIGVPTVAFAAVETADDLAAAVARIGAPSLLKTRREGYDGKGQAWVQRPADAPASFDRIGQRPAILEAPADFVRELSVIAARGRDGEIACYPLSDNHHEGGVLRRTSAPAKVSSATRDQAEAIAARILTALEYVGVIGVELFELAGGKLLVNEFAPRVHNTGHWTQDGCEVDQFEQHIRAVAGWPLGPTAPRAHVEMTNLLGLEVDAWAKLAAEPETRIHLYGKGEARPGRKMGHVNRLRGLKD, encoded by the coding sequence ATGAGCACCTTTCCCCTGCCCCCTGGTTCCACGATCGGCATCCTCGGCGGGGGACAGCTGGGCCGCATGCTGGCCCTGGCCGCCGCCCGCCTGGGCTTCGACGTGGTGATCCTCGATCCCGAGGAGAACAGCCCGGCCGGCCGCGTGGTCGCCCGCCAGATCGTCGGCGCCTATGACGACCGCTGGTCGCTCAAGCGCCTGGCCGAGGCCTGCCACGTCGTCACCTACGAGTTCGAGAACGTGCCGGCCGCCACGGTCGCCGAGCTGACCGCCCAGGGCGTGCTGGTCGCCCCCGGCGCCAAGGCCCTGGCCGCGGCGCAGGACCGGGTGGTGGAAAAAACCTTCCTGGCCGAGATCGGCGTGCCCACCGTCGCCTTCGCCGCCGTCGAGACGGCCGACGACCTGGCCGCCGCCGTGGCCAGGATCGGCGCCCCGTCGCTGCTGAAGACCCGCCGCGAGGGCTATGACGGCAAGGGCCAGGCCTGGGTGCAGCGCCCCGCCGACGCCCCGGCCAGCTTCGACAGGATCGGCCAGCGGCCGGCCATCCTCGAGGCCCCGGCCGACTTCGTGCGCGAGCTGTCGGTGATCGCCGCCCGCGGCCGCGACGGCGAGATCGCCTGCTATCCGCTGTCGGACAACCACCACGAGGGCGGCGTCCTGCGCCGCACCAGCGCGCCGGCCAAGGTCTCGAGCGCCACCCGCGACCAGGCCGAGGCCATCGCCGCCCGGATCCTGACCGCCCTGGAATATGTCGGCGTGATCGGGGTCGAGCTGTTCGAGCTGGCCGGCGGCAAGCTGCTGGTCAACGAGTTCGCCCCGCGAGTGCACAACACCGGCCACTGGACCCAGGACGGCTGCGAGGTCGACCAGTTCGAGCAGCACATCCGCGCCGTCGCCGGCTGGCCCCTGGGCCCCACCGCCCCCCGCGCCCATGTCGAGATGACCAACCTGCTGGGCCTCGAGGTCGACGCCTGGGCCAAGCTGGCGGCCGAACCCGAGACCCGCATCCACCTCTACGGCAAGGGCGAGGCCCGGCCGGGGCGGAAGATGGGGCATGTGAACAGGTTGCGGGGGTTGAAGGACTAG
- a CDS encoding aspartate/glutamate racemase family protein, giving the protein MAEQACIGLIGGMSWESSAQYYRLINEGVRDRLGGVASARTLMWSFDFARIEALQHAGDWDALAGEMAEAARVLEKGGADALVLCTNTMHRCAGAIEAAVDIPLLHIADPTAAAIQAAGLTKIGLLGTAFTMEQDFYRGRLEARFGLEVLIPDAEDRVAVHGVIYRELVAGQVLDASREVYRDVIQRLVDRGAQGIILGCTEIMLLIGQADSPVPVFDTTTLHAMAAVDRALGA; this is encoded by the coding sequence GTGGCCGAACAAGCGTGCATAGGCCTGATCGGCGGCATGAGCTGGGAGAGCTCGGCCCAGTACTACCGCCTGATCAACGAGGGTGTCCGCGACCGCCTGGGCGGGGTGGCGTCGGCCCGCACGCTGATGTGGTCGTTCGACTTCGCCCGGATCGAGGCCCTGCAGCACGCCGGCGACTGGGACGCCCTGGCCGGCGAGATGGCCGAGGCCGCCCGTGTGCTCGAGAAAGGCGGCGCCGACGCCCTGGTCCTGTGCACCAACACCATGCACCGTTGCGCCGGGGCTATCGAGGCGGCGGTGGACATTCCCCTGCTGCACATCGCCGATCCCACGGCGGCGGCGATCCAGGCGGCCGGCCTGACGAAGATCGGCCTGCTGGGCACGGCCTTCACCATGGAGCAGGACTTCTACCGCGGCCGGCTGGAGGCGCGGTTCGGCCTGGAGGTGCTGATTCCCGACGCGGAAGACCGCGTGGCCGTGCACGGCGTCATCTATCGCGAGCTGGTGGCCGGCCAGGTGCTGGACGCCTCGCGCGAGGTCTACCGCGACGTGATCCAGCGGCTGGTCGATCGCGGCGCGCAGGGGATCATCCTCGGGTGCACCGAGATCATGCTGCTGATCGGCCAGGCCGACAGCCCCGTGCCGGTGTTCGACACCACGACCCTGCATGCGATGGCGGCGGTGGACCGGGCGCTGGGGGCGTAA
- a CDS encoding COQ9 family protein, which translates to MTQTADTSKDGPGDWADQAEQRVLDAALRLASRLGWNAGLVRAAAEAAGLKAGEAQLLLPQGPRDLAALLSRRHDKAALAALKALDPPPAKIRDKIRAGVVARLDAAQQDAEALRRLAAFLAFPTHLPLALTLVWESADVLWRWAGDTATDENHYSKRAILSGILVSTLAVDMASGRESALKHLDGRIDNVMAFEKWKAGIKPMNMAAEVAGALARMRYGRG; encoded by the coding sequence ATGACGCAGACAGCCGACACCTCCAAGGATGGACCCGGGGATTGGGCCGACCAGGCCGAGCAGCGGGTGCTGGACGCGGCCTTGCGCCTGGCTTCGCGCCTGGGCTGGAACGCCGGTCTGGTCCGGGCCGCGGCCGAGGCCGCCGGTCTCAAGGCCGGCGAGGCGCAACTGCTGCTGCCGCAAGGCCCCCGCGACCTGGCCGCCCTGCTGTCGCGCCGCCACGACAAGGCGGCCCTGGCCGCGCTGAAGGCGCTGGATCCGCCGCCAGCCAAGATCCGCGACAAGATCCGCGCCGGCGTCGTCGCGCGGCTCGACGCGGCCCAGCAAGACGCCGAGGCCCTGCGCAGGCTGGCGGCCTTCCTGGCCTTTCCGACCCACCTGCCACTGGCCCTGACCCTGGTCTGGGAAAGCGCCGACGTCCTGTGGCGCTGGGCCGGCGACACGGCGACTGACGAGAATCACTATTCCAAGCGCGCGATCCTGTCGGGGATCCTGGTCTCGACCCTGGCGGTCGACATGGCGTCCGGCCGCGAGTCGGCGCTCAAGCACCTGGACGGCCGCATCGACAACGTCATGGCCTTCGAAAAGTGGAAAGCCGGGATCAAGCCGATGAACATGGCCGCCGAGGTGGCCGGGGCCCTGGCGCGGATGCGGTACGGGCGAGGCTGA
- the rpsU gene encoding 30S ribosomal protein S21, with the protein MVQIFVRDNNVDQALKALKKKMQREGSFREMKRHVHYEKPSEKRARQKAEAVRRARKLARKRAQREGLLPMPKKPAGAR; encoded by the coding sequence CTGGTCCAGATTTTCGTCCGCGACAACAACGTCGATCAGGCGCTCAAGGCCCTGAAGAAGAAGATGCAACGCGAAGGCTCGTTCCGCGAAATGAAGCGGCACGTGCATTACGAAAAGCCGTCGGAAAAGCGCGCGCGCCAAAAGGCCGAAGCCGTCCGCCGCGCCCGCAAGCTGGCCCGCAAGCGCGCCCAGCGCGAAGGCCTGCTGCCGATGCCGAAGAAGCCGGCCGGCGCGCGTTAA
- a CDS encoding alpha/beta fold hydrolase — MLKFVGRALAGFALLLLSFIAAGGLMSAASHPVPRGRMVDIGEGRQLRLVCEGPSQGERPLVWLEAGAFGFAADWGATQDALSAAGWRSCAYDRAGMGFSPPGPAPRDGLAIVSDFEKLVAASGEKGPFILVGHSMAGLRLREYAGRNPRQVAGLVLVDAATADASETEAFKPFIKAFTAASRWAARGASLGLFKPLAHTGLGDKIGLPPAAQAEKRWAFANGRHNRTAAAEVALWPQSAQQAVAEPAYDPAWPVAVVTAGPVKGRERRKAMQSAPAERSKRGYVDHVEAASHTRLLGESFAGHIVKAVEFVGGTGKGG, encoded by the coding sequence ATGCTCAAGTTCGTCGGACGCGCCCTTGCCGGATTCGCTCTTCTCCTTCTTTCCTTCATCGCGGCGGGCGGCCTGATGTCGGCGGCCAGCCACCCCGTCCCGCGGGGCCGGATGGTCGACATCGGCGAGGGGCGGCAACTGCGGCTGGTCTGCGAAGGGCCCTCCCAAGGCGAGCGGCCGCTGGTCTGGCTGGAGGCCGGCGCCTTCGGCTTCGCCGCCGACTGGGGCGCCACTCAGGACGCCCTGAGCGCCGCCGGCTGGCGATCCTGCGCCTATGACCGGGCCGGCATGGGCTTCTCGCCACCGGGACCTGCGCCGCGCGACGGCCTGGCCATCGTCTCGGACTTCGAGAAGCTGGTCGCCGCCTCGGGCGAAAAGGGACCGTTCATCCTGGTCGGCCACTCGATGGCCGGCCTGCGCCTGCGCGAATACGCCGGCCGCAATCCAAGGCAGGTGGCAGGCTTGGTGCTGGTCGACGCCGCGACGGCCGACGCCTCGGAGACCGAAGCGTTCAAGCCGTTCATCAAGGCCTTCACGGCGGCGTCCCGCTGGGCGGCGCGGGGGGCGTCGCTGGGGCTGTTCAAGCCGCTGGCCCATACCGGCCTGGGCGACAAGATCGGCCTGCCGCCCGCCGCCCAGGCCGAGAAGCGCTGGGCCTTCGCCAACGGCCGCCACAACCGCACCGCCGCCGCCGAAGTGGCCCTATGGCCCCAATCGGCCCAGCAGGCGGTCGCCGAGCCGGCCTATGATCCGGCCTGGCCGGTGGCGGTGGTCACGGCCGGACCGGTCAAGGGGCGCGAGCGGCGCAAGGCCATGCAGTCCGCGCCGGCCGAGCGGTCGAAGCGCGGCTATGTGGATCACGTGGAGGCCGCCAGCCACACGCGGCTGCTGGGCGAGTCGTTCGCGGGCCATATCGTCAAGGCGGTGGAGTTCGTGGGAGGGACAGGGAAGGGCGGCTAG
- a CDS encoding M23 family metallopeptidase, translated as MASRVLAATASPYSLAAFAAAGGAIVVWGMVNAVTAIGAMNADLDKPAPAPAVAPVTAPEPPPPPPPAFVFDAPLPGRVINSPFGLRQMPWEENGRLHEGVDIAAPAGAPVHVVTDGIVTRSGVSGSYGRFVEVAHKDGFRTLYAHLGRDAGLKRGTYVKRGTTVAYVGNSGRSTGSHLHFELRNKAGKPLNPALFMGKTFAEKDDLPLKAAAKVGRKVRLAQVSRWPEGVKAQMAGKMAADDEGVVTRVKGGRVRMRINVVDG; from the coding sequence TTGGCGTCACGAGTCCTGGCCGCAACCGCCTCTCCCTACTCCCTGGCCGCCTTCGCCGCGGCAGGTGGGGCCATCGTGGTCTGGGGCATGGTCAACGCCGTCACGGCCATCGGCGCGATGAACGCCGACCTGGACAAGCCCGCCCCGGCTCCCGCGGTCGCGCCCGTTACGGCGCCCGAGCCGCCGCCGCCCCCGCCGCCCGCCTTCGTGTTTGACGCCCCGCTGCCGGGCCGGGTGATCAACTCGCCGTTCGGCCTGCGCCAGATGCCGTGGGAAGAGAACGGCCGCCTGCACGAGGGCGTCGACATCGCCGCCCCGGCCGGCGCGCCCGTGCATGTCGTCACCGACGGCATCGTCACCAGGAGCGGCGTCAGCGGCTCCTACGGCCGTTTCGTCGAGGTGGCGCACAAGGACGGCTTCCGCACCCTCTACGCCCATCTGGGCCGAGACGCGGGCCTCAAGCGCGGGACCTATGTCAAGCGCGGGACCACCGTAGCCTATGTCGGCAACAGCGGCCGCTCGACCGGCTCGCACCTGCACTTCGAGCTGCGCAACAAGGCCGGCAAGCCGCTGAACCCGGCGCTGTTCATGGGCAAGACCTTCGCCGAGAAGGACGACCTGCCGCTGAAGGCCGCCGCCAAGGTGGGCCGCAAGGTGCGCCTGGCCCAGGTGTCGCGGTGGCCGGAAGGCGTGAAGGCCCAGATGGCCGGCAAGATGGCGGCCGACGACGAGGGCGTGGTCACCCGCGTCAAGGGCGGCCGCGTTCGTATGCGGATCAACGTCGTCGACGGCTAG
- a CDS encoding UrcA family protein has product MRKFMTSLAAVATVTLAAVPALGLLQAAHAAEPTATVSLVGLNLSNPAHAAEFLARVDTAGERVCGAKARTNPGGDFTMAGCKVAVRSQAASQLSRSQRQSLHMASRAAPVTVAVR; this is encoded by the coding sequence ATGCGCAAGTTCATGACCAGCCTGGCCGCCGTGGCCACCGTCACCCTCGCCGCCGTGCCCGCCCTGGGCCTGCTGCAGGCCGCCCACGCCGCCGAGCCGACCGCCACGGTTTCCCTGGTCGGCCTGAACCTCTCCAACCCCGCCCACGCCGCCGAATTCCTGGCTCGCGTTGACACCGCCGGCGAACGCGTCTGCGGGGCTAAGGCCCGCACCAACCCGGGTGGCGATTTCACGATGGCCGGCTGCAAGGTCGCGGTCCGCAGCCAGGCCGCCTCGCAACTGTCCAGGAGCCAGCGCCAAAGCCTGCACATGGCCAGCCGCGCCGCCCCGGTGACCGTCGCCGTCCGCTGA
- a CDS encoding UrcA family protein — MREFIISLTIASALALTAVPTQGLTQAPAASTARISFVGLNLATPADAAKFAARVNATAEDVCHDMARGNPNGAFTMAGCKRAVRQQAMSQLSKDQRQSLRIASRANTVALASR; from the coding sequence ATGCGCGAGTTCATCATCAGCTTGACTATCGCCTCCGCCCTGGCCCTGACCGCCGTTCCGACCCAAGGCCTGACCCAGGCCCCCGCCGCATCGACCGCCCGCATCTCGTTCGTCGGCCTGAATCTGGCGACCCCCGCCGACGCCGCCAAGTTCGCCGCCCGCGTCAACGCGACCGCCGAAGACGTCTGCCACGACATGGCGCGCGGCAATCCGAATGGCGCGTTCACCATGGCCGGCTGCAAGCGCGCCGTCCGCCAGCAAGCCATGTCGCAACTGTCCAAGGATCAGCGGCAAAGCCTGCGGATCGCGTCGCGCGCCAACACCGTCGCGCTCGCCAGCCGCTGA
- a CDS encoding NAD(P)(+) transhydrogenase (Re/Si-specific) subunit beta: MNANLAAILYIVSGVLFILALRGLSSPVTSQAGNRNGMIGMGIAVLTTLATLWKQGALDPVTIGLILGGIAVGGTVGAVIARKVAMTSMPQLVAAFHSLVGMAACLVAVAAIYTPAAYGIVGENGHVHLNSLIELSLGLAIGAITFTGSVIAFAKLNGNMGGAPILLPARHLLNIVIALAIVAMVVVLVISGGSAIWAFWAIFALSLLIGVTLIIPIGGADMPVVVSMLNSYSGWAAAALGFTLENTTLIITGALVGSSGAILSYIMCKGMNRSFISVILGGFGADAAAAAGPGGKVETRPVKQGSADDAAFIMKNASKVIIVPGYGMAVSQAQHILREMCDKLKEEGVEVKYAIHPVAGRMPGHMNVLLAEANVPYDEVFELEDINSEFSTADVAFVIGANDVTNPAAKTDPQSPIFGMPILDVEKARTVLFIKRGMSSGYAGVENELFFRDNTMMLFGDAKKMVEGIVKGL; the protein is encoded by the coding sequence ATGAACGCCAATCTCGCCGCCATCCTCTACATCGTGTCGGGGGTGCTCTTCATCCTGGCGCTGCGCGGGCTGTCCAGCCCGGTGACCAGCCAGGCGGGCAACCGCAACGGCATGATCGGCATGGGCATCGCCGTGCTGACCACCCTGGCCACCCTGTGGAAGCAGGGCGCGCTGGATCCCGTGACGATCGGCCTGATCCTGGGCGGCATCGCGGTTGGCGGCACGGTGGGGGCGGTGATCGCCCGCAAGGTGGCCATGACCTCGATGCCGCAGTTGGTGGCGGCGTTCCACAGCCTGGTCGGCATGGCCGCCTGCCTGGTGGCCGTGGCGGCGATCTACACCCCGGCGGCCTACGGCATCGTCGGCGAGAACGGCCACGTGCACCTCAACAGCCTGATCGAGCTGTCGCTGGGCCTGGCCATCGGCGCCATCACCTTCACCGGCTCGGTCATCGCCTTCGCCAAGCTGAACGGCAACATGGGCGGCGCGCCGATCCTGCTGCCGGCCCGCCACCTGCTGAACATCGTCATCGCCCTGGCCATCGTCGCCATGGTGGTGGTGCTGGTGATCTCGGGCGGCTCGGCGATCTGGGCGTTCTGGGCGATCTTCGCCCTGAGCCTGCTGATCGGCGTCACCCTGATCATCCCGATCGGCGGGGCCGACATGCCCGTCGTGGTCTCGATGCTGAACAGCTATTCGGGCTGGGCCGCGGCCGCCCTGGGCTTCACGCTGGAGAACACCACCCTGATCATCACCGGCGCCCTGGTTGGCAGCTCGGGCGCGATCCTGTCCTACATCATGTGCAAGGGCATGAACCGCAGCTTCATCTCGGTGATCCTGGGCGGCTTCGGCGCCGACGCCGCGGCCGCGGCGGGCCCCGGCGGCAAGGTCGAGACGCGCCCGGTCAAGCAGGGCTCGGCCGACGACGCGGCCTTCATCATGAAGAACGCCAGCAAGGTGATCATCGTCCCCGGCTACGGCATGGCCGTCTCCCAGGCCCAGCACATCCTGCGCGAAATGTGCGACAAGCTGAAGGAGGAGGGCGTGGAGGTGAAGTACGCCATCCACCCCGTCGCCGGCCGCATGCCCGGCCACATGAACGTGCTGCTGGCCGAGGCCAACGTCCCGTATGACGAGGTGTTCGAGCTGGAGGACATCAACAGCGAGTTCTCGACCGCCGACGTGGCCTTCGTGATCGGCGCCAACGACGTCACCAACCCGGCGGCCAAGACCGATCCGCAGAGCCCGATCTTCGGCATGCCGATCCTGGACGTCGAGAAGGCCCGCACCGTGCTGTTCATCAAGCGCGGCATGTCCAGCGGCTATGCGGGCGTGGAGAACGAGCTGTTCTTCCGCGACAACACCATGATGTTGTTCGGCGACGCCAAGAAGATGGTCGAGGGGATCGTCAAGGGGCTGTGA
- a CDS encoding NAD(P) transhydrogenase subunit alpha gives MEAVDPTVFRLAIFVLAIFVGYYVVWSVTPALHTPLMAVTNAISSVIIVGALLAAAAHGAHSDLSGGTVAASTWISKGAGAIAAAFAAVNIFGGFLVTNRMLAMYKKKEKK, from the coding sequence ATGGAAGCCGTCGACCCCACCGTGTTCCGCCTGGCGATCTTCGTGCTCGCCATCTTCGTGGGCTATTACGTGGTGTGGAGCGTGACGCCGGCTCTGCATACGCCGCTGATGGCCGTGACCAACGCCATCTCGTCGGTGATCATCGTCGGCGCGCTGCTGGCGGCCGCCGCGCATGGGGCCCACAGCGACCTGTCGGGCGGCACGGTCGCCGCCTCGACCTGGATCTCCAAGGGAGCCGGCGCCATCGCCGCCGCCTTCGCCGCGGTCAACATCTTCGGCGGCTTCCTGGTCACCAACCGGATGCTGGCCATGTACAAGAAGAAAGAGAAGAAGTGA
- a CDS encoding Re/Si-specific NAD(P)(+) transhydrogenase subunit alpha, with translation MPMAVIAVTKETRGGETRVAATPETVKKLAAAGFSVVVEAGAGTAASYPDADYEAAGAKLAKTAKDAIKDADVLFKVRAPEAAEIAALKTGAIVAAALNPHQDKDTLNALAKAGASALAMEFIPRITRAQVMDMLSSQANLAGYRAVIEAAEAYGKALPMMMTAAGTVAAAKVFIMGVGVAGLQAIATARRLGAVVTATDVRPATKEQVESLGAKFLAVEDEEFKNAQTAGGYAKEMSKEYQAKQAELVSAHIAKQDIVITTALIPGRPAPKLVSAEQVASMKPGSVLVDLAIEAGGNVVGGKLGETAVTANGVKILGIPNLPGRIATDASALYARNLFALSGLFLNKEGAFAPDFEDEILKAALVTQGGAVVHPSLQG, from the coding sequence ATGCCGATGGCCGTTATCGCCGTCACGAAAGAGACCCGCGGTGGTGAAACCCGGGTCGCGGCCACGCCCGAGACCGTCAAGAAGCTGGCCGCGGCCGGCTTCTCGGTTGTGGTCGAGGCCGGGGCGGGGACTGCGGCCTCCTACCCCGACGCCGACTACGAGGCGGCCGGCGCCAAGCTGGCCAAGACGGCCAAGGACGCCATCAAGGACGCCGACGTCCTGTTCAAGGTCCGCGCGCCGGAAGCCGCCGAGATCGCCGCCCTGAAGACCGGCGCTATCGTCGCGGCCGCGCTGAACCCGCACCAGGATAAGGACACGCTGAACGCCCTGGCCAAGGCCGGCGCCAGCGCCCTGGCCATGGAGTTCATCCCGCGCATCACCCGGGCCCAGGTGATGGACATGCTGTCCTCCCAGGCCAACCTCGCCGGCTATCGCGCCGTGATCGAGGCGGCCGAGGCCTATGGCAAGGCCCTGCCGATGATGATGACCGCCGCCGGCACTGTCGCCGCGGCCAAGGTGTTCATCATGGGCGTGGGCGTGGCCGGCCTGCAGGCCATCGCCACCGCCCGCCGCCTGGGCGCGGTGGTCACCGCCACCGACGTGCGTCCCGCCACCAAGGAACAGGTCGAGTCGCTGGGCGCCAAGTTCCTGGCTGTCGAGGACGAGGAGTTCAAGAACGCCCAAACCGCTGGCGGCTACGCCAAGGAAATGTCGAAGGAGTACCAGGCCAAGCAGGCCGAGCTGGTCTCCGCGCACATCGCCAAGCAGGACATCGTCATCACCACGGCCCTGATCCCGGGCCGCCCGGCCCCCAAGCTGGTCTCGGCCGAGCAGGTCGCCTCGATGAAGCCGGGTTCCGTGCTGGTCGACCTGGCCATCGAAGCCGGCGGCAACGTGGTCGGCGGCAAGCTGGGCGAGACGGCGGTCACGGCCAACGGCGTCAAGATCCTGGGCATCCCCAACCTGCCCGGCCGCATCGCCACCGACGCCAGCGCGCTCTATGCCCGCAACCTGTTCGCCCTATCGGGCCTGTTCCTGAACAAGGAGGGCGCCTTCGCCCCCGACTTCGAGGACGAGATCCTCAAGGCGGCCCTGGTCACCCAGGGCGGGGCGGTGGTGCATCCGAGCCTGCAGGGCTGA
- a CDS encoding aa3-type cytochrome c oxidase subunit IV: protein MAGDYQRGEMDIHEQSATFEAFGKMTKWGSLAVAVLLLTITLWFCTSAGFIGGVIPGIVLAILGVVFLREKPASAH from the coding sequence ATGGCCGGCGACTACCAACGCGGTGAAATGGACATCCACGAACAGTCCGCGACCTTCGAAGCCTTTGGCAAGATGACCAAGTGGGGCTCGCTGGCCGTCGCCGTGCTGCTGCTGACCATCACCCTGTGGTTCTGCACCTCGGCCGGCTTCATCGGCGGAGTGATCCCGGGAATCGTACTTGCGATCCTTGGCGTCGTGTTCCTGCGCGAAAAGCCCGCCTCGGCCCACTGA
- a CDS encoding glycosyltransferase family 9 protein, producing the protein MTAQHPGPVLVYAPDRGIGDLMWHLPTFRAIAATTPEGQVVLVARPSSRAAEVLAVEPTIASVIYARHFTGSLKGVREVLDFWRICREAKPRAVWILEKIGRPAQAAWLAGVPERRGFGLGHKSQERWLQGPFLPKAMRPEHRLTKLAAFEALHGLKVDSREPGLLLDPNAVAAVEARFGERPGPWLVLGVGASEPARTWPAERFAAVSQALADLFPTVFWLGGPNDAASVGPTLDAQPVAGRDVLACDLPLDQAAALIALSAGFLGNDSGPLNVAASVGRPAIGLMGTSPVPAYSRWLSRLDGGEGRIADISVDQAVSAVRTRFTQEGWANRDIRAA; encoded by the coding sequence ATGACCGCCCAGCATCCCGGCCCCGTCCTCGTCTACGCGCCCGACCGGGGCATCGGCGACCTGATGTGGCACCTGCCGACCTTCCGGGCCATCGCCGCGACCACGCCCGAGGGTCAGGTGGTGCTGGTCGCCCGCCCGTCCAGCCGCGCCGCCGAGGTGCTGGCCGTCGAGCCGACGATCGCCAGCGTGATCTATGCCCGCCATTTCACAGGATCGCTGAAGGGCGTGCGGGAGGTGCTCGACTTCTGGCGCATCTGCCGCGAGGCGAAGCCCCGCGCCGTGTGGATCCTGGAGAAGATCGGCCGCCCCGCCCAGGCCGCCTGGCTGGCGGGCGTGCCCGAGCGGCGGGGCTTTGGCCTGGGGCACAAGAGCCAGGAGCGGTGGCTGCAAGGCCCGTTCCTGCCCAAGGCCATGCGGCCCGAGCATCGCCTGACCAAGCTGGCGGCCTTCGAGGCGCTGCATGGCCTGAAGGTCGACAGCCGCGAGCCGGGCCTGTTGCTCGATCCCAACGCCGTGGCCGCCGTCGAGGCGCGGTTCGGGGAGCGCCCGGGTCCTTGGCTGGTGCTGGGCGTCGGGGCCAGCGAGCCGGCCCGCACCTGGCCGGCTGAGCGCTTCGCCGCCGTCTCCCAGGCCCTGGCCGACCTGTTCCCGACCGTGTTCTGGCTGGGCGGCCCGAACGACGCCGCGAGCGTCGGGCCGACGCTCGACGCCCAGCCCGTGGCCGGCCGCGACGTGCTGGCCTGCGACCTGCCGCTGGACCAGGCCGCAGCCCTGATCGCCCTGTCGGCCGGGTTCCTGGGCAATGACTCCGGACCGCTGAACGTCGCGGCCTCGGTCGGCCGCCCGGCCATCGGCCTGATGGGCACCAGCCCGGTGCCGGCCTATTCGCGCTGGCTCAGCCGCCTCGACGGCGGAGAAGGCCGGATCGCCGATATTTCGGTCGACCAGGCGGTCTCCGCTGTTCGAACGCGGTTCACCCAGGAGGGTTGGGCCAACCGCGACATCCGGGCGGCTTGA